In Liquorilactobacillus nagelii DSM 13675, the following proteins share a genomic window:
- a CDS encoding PTS sugar transporter subunit IIB, whose product MIKVLAACGAGVNSSHQIKDALETEFKNRGYDLKADAVMVKDITADMIDNYDIFTPIAKTDLGFEPKIPVIDAGPILYRIPTMAKPVYDKIEAVIKEKGLK is encoded by the coding sequence ATGATTAAAGTTTTAGCTGCATGTGGGGCTGGAGTAAACTCGAGCCATCAAATTAAAGATGCTCTAGAAACTGAATTTAAAAATAGAGGATATGATCTGAAAGCAGATGCTGTCATGGTTAAAGACATCACAGCTGATATGATTGATAATTACGATATCTTTACGCCGATTGCTAAAACTGATTTAGGGTTTGAACCGAAAATCCCAGTTATTGATGCTGGTCCGATTTTATATCGTATTCCAACAATGGCTAAGCCGGTCTATGACAAGATTGAGGCGGTTATCAAAGAAAAAGGTTTGAAGTAA
- the galT gene encoding UDP-glucose--hexose-1-phosphate uridylyltransferase — protein sequence MERKTLISAFVEQIIAKTDFSQLDQIYLYNRILNLVDGVDKTGDYTDKSLIELADLLVNLGDTERTAGQKELLKTELLNFLVPAPSKVNQIFWNEYQQQGVNSALKYLYQLNQASNYIKTAEISKNKYFRYQSKYGELEITINLSKPEKDPRDIARLQKLAPTSYPQCQLCFTNEGYQGRIGYPARSNHRIIRFDLLNETWGLQYSPYAYFNEHCIFVDQKHQLMKIDRLTFRRLLTILDIFPAYFVGSNADLPIVGGSILSHEHFQGGRHEFAMDQAKIRQTITFTDFAHVKAGIVDWPMSVIRLSGKNEEELVELATKILNSWKNYSDEKVAVIAASDHQPHHTITPIARKRGAEYELDLVLRDNHCTKEFPAGVFHPHPDVQNIKQENIGLIEVMGLAILPPRLQRELAEVERYLLHQPNQIAEKHLHWTEKILQQYDGKIIAENVTSIVKQALGATFVRVLEDAGVFKNDSVGQKAFNRFVDYVNE from the coding sequence ATGGAGAGAAAGACATTAATTTCGGCTTTTGTTGAGCAAATTATTGCTAAAACAGATTTTAGTCAGTTGGATCAGATTTATTTGTATAATCGGATTTTGAATTTAGTTGATGGTGTTGATAAAACAGGCGATTATACTGATAAATCATTAATTGAATTGGCGGATTTATTAGTTAACCTTGGTGACACTGAACGAACTGCTGGACAAAAAGAGCTGCTAAAAACTGAACTGCTGAACTTTTTAGTACCAGCACCAAGTAAAGTTAATCAAATTTTTTGGAATGAATATCAGCAACAAGGAGTTAATTCAGCTCTAAAGTATCTATATCAGTTGAATCAAGCAAGTAATTATATTAAGACAGCTGAGATTAGCAAAAATAAATACTTTCGTTATCAATCAAAATATGGTGAATTGGAGATTACAATTAACCTTTCAAAACCTGAAAAGGATCCGCGTGATATTGCTCGGTTACAAAAGCTTGCTCCGACTAGTTATCCACAATGTCAATTATGTTTTACTAATGAGGGCTATCAAGGAAGAATTGGATACCCTGCGCGCAGCAATCATCGAATAATTCGCTTTGATTTGCTTAATGAGACATGGGGCTTACAATATTCACCATATGCCTATTTTAACGAGCATTGTATTTTTGTTGATCAAAAGCATCAATTAATGAAGATCGATCGATTGACCTTTAGGCGCTTATTAACTATCTTAGATATTTTTCCTGCCTATTTTGTTGGTAGTAATGCAGATTTACCGATAGTCGGTGGTTCAATTTTGAGTCATGAACATTTTCAAGGCGGTCGTCATGAATTTGCAATGGATCAAGCTAAGATTAGACAAACGATAACATTTACAGATTTTGCTCATGTTAAAGCCGGAATCGTTGATTGGCCGATGTCGGTTATTCGTTTGTCTGGAAAAAATGAGGAAGAATTAGTTGAGCTAGCTACTAAAATTCTGAACAGTTGGAAAAATTATAGTGATGAAAAAGTTGCAGTAATTGCAGCTTCAGATCACCAGCCACATCACACTATTACCCCAATTGCTCGTAAACGAGGGGCAGAATATGAACTAGATTTAGTTTTGCGTGACAATCACTGCACCAAAGAATTTCCGGCGGGTGTTTTTCATCCTCATCCAGATGTTCAGAATATTAAACAAGAAAATATTGGATTAATTGAGGTTATGGGATTGGCAATTTTGCCGCCACGTTTACAAAGAGAACTAGCTGAAGTTGAAAGGTATTTGTTACATCAGCCGAATCAAATAGCGGAAAAGCACTTGCATTGGACTGAAAAAATTTTACAACAATACGATGGTAAAATAATTGCAGAAAATGTTACGTCAATTGTCAAACAAGCTCTGGGAGCAACTTTTGTTCGGGTGCTGGAAGATGCAGGTGTCTTTAAAAATGATTCTGTAGGACAAAAGGCATTTAATCGTTTTGTAGATTATGTGAATGAATAA
- a CDS encoding PTS sugar transporter subunit IIA has product MLFAKKDVFISDQSGQKGVFEEISKTLLNEGLVKNEFLENLVMREKNFPTGIDLSVVDVEFPNVAIPHTEGEFVNVRRVIPIKLLKPIRFFNMIQPEQELKVSFMFMILNNDPEGQANVLAQIMQFLTTTSKEKLKEFFEMKETDEIYNFLNNNFE; this is encoded by the coding sequence ATGTTGTTCGCAAAAAAAGATGTTTTTATTTCAGATCAATCGGGGCAAAAGGGGGTATTTGAAGAAATTTCAAAAACGTTATTGAATGAAGGATTAGTGAAAAATGAATTTTTAGAAAATTTAGTAATGCGAGAAAAAAATTTTCCAACTGGAATAGATTTGTCTGTAGTTGACGTGGAATTTCCTAATGTAGCAATTCCACATACTGAAGGAGAATTTGTCAATGTACGACGTGTGATTCCAATAAAGTTATTAAAACCAATAAGATTTTTTAATATGATTCAACCAGAACAGGAACTTAAAGTAAGTTTCATGTTTATGATTCTAAACAATGATCCTGAAGGACAAGCGAATGTTTTGGCACAGATTATGCAATTCTTAACTACTACATCTAAGGAAAAACTGAAAGAATTTTTTGAAATGAAAGAAACAGATGAAATATATAACTTTTTGAATAATAATTTTGAGTAA
- the galE gene encoding UDP-glucose 4-epimerase GalE, with the protein MAILVLGGAGYIGSHTVDRLVDRGVDVVVVDSLVTGHRAAVNSKAKFYQGDIADQPFMRDVFKENPAIDAVIHFAAFSLVAESMKKPLKYFDNNTSGMIKLLEVMNEVGVKKIVFSSTAATYGIPEQVPIKETDPQQPINPYGESKLMMEKIMRWSDQAYGIKFIALRYFNVAGAKPDGSIGEDHNPETHLLPIVLQVAAGTREKLQIFGDDYDTPDGTNVRDYVHPFDLADAHILAVDYLRQGHDSTAFNLGSSTGFSNMEILKAAREVTGKPIPAELAPRRPGDPDTLIAASDKARKVLGWKPQFDDIHKIIETAWKWHATHPNGYQDR; encoded by the coding sequence ATGGCAATTTTAGTTCTCGGAGGAGCAGGGTACATTGGCTCACATACAGTAGATCGACTGGTAGATCGCGGCGTTGATGTCGTTGTTGTTGATAGTTTGGTTACTGGTCATCGGGCAGCTGTTAACTCCAAAGCTAAATTTTATCAAGGAGATATTGCAGATCAGCCATTTATGCGAGATGTTTTTAAAGAAAATCCAGCAATTGATGCAGTGATTCATTTTGCAGCTTTCTCTTTAGTGGCTGAATCAATGAAAAAACCATTGAAGTATTTTGACAATAATACTAGTGGAATGATCAAACTGCTTGAAGTGATGAATGAAGTCGGAGTTAAGAAGATTGTCTTTTCATCAACTGCAGCAACTTACGGAATTCCAGAACAAGTTCCGATTAAAGAAACCGATCCACAACAACCGATTAATCCATACGGCGAAAGCAAACTGATGATGGAAAAAATCATGCGTTGGTCGGATCAGGCATATGGCATTAAATTCATTGCTTTACGTTATTTCAATGTTGCCGGAGCAAAACCGGATGGCAGTATTGGCGAAGATCATAATCCAGAAACTCATTTGCTGCCAATTGTTTTACAAGTAGCCGCTGGTACGCGTGAAAAGCTGCAGATCTTTGGTGATGATTACGACACACCGGATGGGACAAATGTTCGCGACTATGTTCATCCATTTGATTTAGCAGATGCACATATTTTAGCTGTTGATTATTTACGCCAAGGTCATGATAGCACGGCCTTTAACTTAGGTTCATCAACTGGTTTCTCCAATATGGAAATTTTAAAGGCTGCTCGAGAAGTAACTGGCAAACCAATTCCAGCTGAATTAGCTCCACGTCGACCAGGTGACCCTGATACCTTGATTGCTGCTTCGGACAAAGCACGGAAAGTTTTAGGATGGAAACCACAGTTCGATGATATTCATAAAATCATTGAAACTGCTTGGAAGTGGCATGCTACTCATCCAAATGGATACCAAGATCGTTAA
- a CDS encoding aldose epimerase family protein → MQVEKTLIGNYQGQDVYSYKIVNDQQNYIEIFSYAVTWHSFVMNGKNLLVHFDQLADYFGTPTYLCQAVGRVAGRITGGKVTLNNQNFQLPQNEGENTLHGGPSGFSSYNWPAKIIQGKDKVEICFSKKITSADDGFPNGLDVEIIISFDNLNQVRMIFKGKANGTTIFNPTNHAYFNLNVEQANLNNHKLQIASSQRLELNHAKLPTGKLLDNSDSGYDFSTSKNLLKSLTEIKQNELDDAFIISTNKEQPVATLSNQATNEKIQIFSNRQGLVVYTADFNNDGVFDALALEAQSLPDAVNHPEWGENTVLTDGQSSIAEIVYKYSD, encoded by the coding sequence ATGCAAGTTGAGAAAACTTTAATTGGTAATTATCAGGGACAAGATGTTTACAGTTACAAGATTGTCAATGATCAGCAAAATTATATTGAGATTTTCTCTTATGCTGTTACTTGGCATAGCTTCGTAATGAATGGCAAAAATTTGTTGGTTCATTTTGATCAGTTGGCAGATTACTTTGGTACTCCGACATATTTATGTCAAGCAGTTGGACGAGTAGCTGGTAGAATTACAGGTGGCAAGGTAACGTTAAACAACCAAAACTTTCAGTTACCGCAAAACGAAGGAGAAAATACACTGCATGGCGGTCCAAGTGGCTTTTCTTCATATAATTGGCCAGCTAAGATTATTCAAGGTAAAGATAAAGTAGAAATTTGCTTTTCTAAAAAGATTACGTCGGCTGACGATGGGTTTCCTAATGGGTTAGACGTTGAGATAATAATTAGTTTTGACAATTTGAATCAAGTGAGAATGATCTTTAAAGGAAAAGCCAATGGAACGACTATTTTTAATCCAACTAATCATGCGTATTTTAATTTGAATGTCGAGCAAGCTAATTTGAATAACCACAAATTACAAATTGCAAGTAGCCAGCGATTGGAACTGAATCATGCAAAACTGCCAACAGGTAAATTACTCGATAATTCTGATAGTGGTTATGATTTTTCAACTAGCAAAAACTTACTGAAGTCTTTAACTGAAATTAAGCAAAATGAGCTTGATGATGCTTTTATTATTTCGACAAATAAAGAACAACCGGTGGCAACCCTATCTAATCAAGCAACAAATGAAAAAATTCAAATTTTTTCTAATCGGCAAGGATTGGTTGTTTATACGGCAGATTTTAATAATGATGGAGTTTTTGATGCGCTTGCTTTGGAAGCTCAGTCGCTGCCAGATGCAGTTAATCATCCTGAATGGGGAGAAAACACTGTCTTAACAGATGGTCAAAGCAGTATCGCTGAAATAGTTTATAAATATAGTGATTAA
- a CDS encoding 2,3-butanediol dehydrogenase, which yields MKAARIYGQKDIRIEDIEIADPKQDQVQIKVKYCGICGSDLHAYLEGWGLPTQPHPLTKRTVPVTLGHEFSGEVVKVGSKVTTLKVGDHVAVEPLIACGKCENCRKGDYNFCNRVQAEDGAGNFLGFSDDGGFAEYANIKEIFAQKMPEGLSYELGALAEPTAVVFEAIKKCGLRAGQDVAIEGAGPIGLLTALLAKSAGANHVFIIDLAQVRLDKAKELGFKHVLSPADGDVVAAVKKICPNGVDVAFEAAGVQPTFDTALKLVKRTGILQIVALFGKPITVDLTNDVIMQGIDIYTTLCYNNSFRQVLGILNNNRELFSQVVTKKISLDNLLEKGIKALSTDKEQVKIMVSPEM from the coding sequence ATGAAAGCAGCAAGAATTTATGGTCAAAAAGATATTCGAATTGAAGATATTGAAATTGCTGATCCTAAGCAGGACCAAGTTCAAATAAAAGTTAAATATTGCGGGATTTGTGGTAGTGACTTGCATGCTTACCTAGAGGGATGGGGGTTGCCAACACAACCACATCCATTGACGAAACGGACTGTTCCGGTAACATTAGGCCACGAGTTTTCTGGTGAAGTTGTTAAGGTCGGCAGTAAAGTTACAACACTTAAAGTTGGTGATCATGTTGCAGTTGAGCCATTAATTGCTTGTGGCAAGTGCGAAAACTGTCGTAAAGGTGATTATAATTTTTGTAATCGGGTTCAAGCAGAAGACGGAGCAGGAAATTTTCTTGGCTTTTCCGATGATGGTGGATTTGCGGAATATGCTAATATTAAAGAAATTTTTGCACAAAAAATGCCTGAAGGTCTGAGCTATGAATTAGGAGCTTTAGCTGAACCGACAGCAGTTGTTTTTGAAGCGATAAAAAAATGTGGTTTACGTGCTGGACAGGATGTAGCGATCGAAGGTGCTGGTCCAATTGGACTTTTAACAGCTCTCTTGGCTAAAAGCGCGGGGGCAAATCATGTGTTTATTATTGATTTGGCCCAAGTGCGGCTAGACAAAGCTAAAGAACTGGGCTTCAAACATGTATTAAGCCCAGCAGATGGGGATGTTGTTGCGGCGGTTAAAAAGATTTGTCCGAATGGTGTCGATGTTGCTTTTGAAGCAGCTGGAGTTCAACCGACTTTTGATACCGCACTCAAGTTAGTCAAAAGGACAGGAATTTTGCAGATTGTCGCTTTATTTGGCAAACCAATTACAGTTGATTTGACTAATGATGTAATTATGCAAGGAATTGATATCTACACAACACTTTGCTACAACAATTCTTTCCGACAAGTATTGGGAATTTTGAATAATAATCGTGAATTATTTAGTCAAGTTGTTACTAAGAAAATTAGTTTGGATAATTTGTTGGAAAAAGGTATCAAAGCCTTATCAACTGATAAAGAGCAAGTGAAGATCATGGTCTCTCCTGAAATGTAA